One window of Bifidobacterium pseudocatenulatum DSM 20438 = JCM 1200 = LMG 10505 genomic DNA carries:
- the nudC gene encoding NAD(+) diphosphatase encodes MSVFSPLALTQALPFLPLAQGDIDYEVSRRGEPDLFDTALLEPATKVVLVKDGMVAVPRGQGAIADYANVHMRLAQLPGAYVAAELHTHPTALAIFLGSYGGKRDEHVVAVDVSRVKAAETVAASSEHMGADDAFGEQHEPEAKTSKSLLESAAERFDWVDLRGFAPHASAREAGQATTAISLGVWHARQRHCPTCGAPTEPALGGWAQRCTSEADGKRLLFPRVEPAVITAIVDHEDRLLLQHNSAWRNTGLYSVSAGFVEAGENLEHACRREAKEEVGIDIGELKYLGSQPWPFPASLMMAFKGVANTTDVRVDGDETLQARWVTRDEYMNELVAGRMEAPGKATIARYMIEEWLGHDLP; translated from the coding sequence ATGAGCGTGTTCTCACCATTGGCGCTGACTCAGGCACTGCCGTTCCTGCCACTTGCGCAAGGTGACATCGACTATGAGGTTTCGAGACGCGGCGAACCCGACCTGTTCGACACGGCGCTGCTGGAGCCGGCCACGAAGGTCGTTCTCGTCAAAGACGGCATGGTGGCGGTGCCGCGCGGACAGGGAGCCATCGCGGACTACGCCAACGTGCATATGCGTCTCGCGCAATTGCCCGGCGCCTACGTGGCGGCGGAACTGCACACGCATCCGACGGCGCTCGCCATATTCCTTGGATCGTATGGCGGCAAACGCGACGAACACGTGGTCGCCGTTGACGTGTCTCGCGTGAAAGCCGCGGAGACGGTGGCCGCAAGCAGCGAGCATATGGGCGCGGACGATGCGTTCGGCGAACAGCACGAACCGGAAGCGAAAACGTCGAAATCGTTGCTGGAAAGCGCTGCGGAACGATTCGACTGGGTCGATCTGCGCGGATTCGCACCGCATGCCAGCGCGCGCGAGGCAGGCCAGGCCACGACGGCGATCTCGCTGGGCGTATGGCATGCGCGCCAACGTCATTGCCCCACATGCGGCGCTCCGACCGAACCGGCGTTGGGAGGATGGGCGCAACGCTGCACCAGCGAAGCGGACGGCAAGCGACTGCTGTTCCCCAGAGTGGAACCGGCCGTCATCACGGCGATCGTGGACCATGAGGACCGTCTGCTGCTGCAACACAACAGCGCATGGCGCAACACCGGACTGTACTCCGTATCGGCCGGCTTCGTGGAAGCCGGAGAAAACCTGGAGCATGCCTGCCGGCGCGAAGCCAAAGAGGAAGTCGGCATAGACATCGGCGAACTCAAATACTTGGGATCGCAGCCATGGCCGTTCCCCGCATCGCTCATGATGGCGTTCAAAGGCGTGGCCAACACCACCGACGTGCGCGTGGACGGCGACGAGACCCTGCAGGCGCGTTGGGTGACCCGCGACGAATACATGAACGAGTTGGTGGCAGGGCGTATGGAAGCTCCCGGAAAGGCCACCATCGCCCGCTACATGATCGAAGAATGGCTCGGCCACGACCTCCCGTAA
- a CDS encoding alpha/beta fold hydrolase has translation MTIELHNNVYCEGEGLPVVLVHGFPVDHRMWDECAEALEAAAVEHGVKRFPIWGPDMPGAGEGPIPSDEISGGKDADGAFPNGLDHMADAYVAMLHAAGYDKAIWAGLSMGGYLVLDIQRLHPEAVAALALCDTKAAADSAQMRAKRIAIAEACESTGTHEPVMGFAASTPEDSTIKQSAAYREQFTTWINEQPAEGIAWRERMAAGRPDLNDVLPAITAPVAVICGDKDPSSPPSVMTPIADAMTGTSADMTVIFDCGHFSAYEHPQAVADALLALVRRVQ, from the coding sequence ATGACGATCGAATTACATAATAACGTGTATTGCGAGGGCGAGGGGCTTCCCGTGGTGCTGGTGCACGGGTTCCCCGTGGACCACCGCATGTGGGACGAATGTGCGGAGGCGTTGGAGGCGGCCGCTGTGGAACATGGTGTGAAACGGTTCCCGATCTGGGGTCCCGACATGCCCGGTGCGGGAGAAGGGCCGATTCCTTCCGATGAGATCAGTGGCGGCAAAGACGCGGACGGCGCTTTCCCGAACGGTTTGGACCATATGGCCGACGCCTATGTCGCGATGTTGCATGCGGCCGGTTACGACAAGGCGATTTGGGCGGGCCTTTCGATGGGCGGCTATCTGGTTCTCGACATTCAGCGTCTGCACCCCGAAGCTGTTGCCGCGTTGGCATTGTGCGACACGAAGGCCGCGGCGGATTCCGCGCAGATGCGCGCGAAGCGCATCGCGATCGCCGAAGCATGTGAATCGACGGGCACGCATGAGCCGGTGATGGGATTTGCGGCATCCACACCTGAGGATTCCACCATCAAACAGTCGGCCGCCTACCGTGAACAGTTCACGACGTGGATCAACGAACAGCCTGCCGAAGGCATCGCATGGCGTGAGCGCATGGCGGCTGGGCGCCCGGATCTGAACGATGTGTTGCCTGCGATTACAGCACCGGTTGCGGTGATCTGCGGCGACAAGGATCCGTCGAGCCCTCCGAGCGTGATGACGCCGATCGCCGATGCGATGACAGGCACGAGCGCGGATATGACGGTGATATTCGATTGCGGGCATTTCAGCGCATACGAGCATCCGCAGGCGGTTGCCGACGCGCTGCTCGCGCTGGTGCGCAGGGTGCAGTAG
- a CDS encoding NUDIX hydrolase family protein — translation MPVMNDEVPDEGDFDAGRRRGEFDDITPEDFIRGIGNPPGWLASGEINRMRGEMPIPYVLVVPVRTDDLGRVSQVGSLLRVSDDGSIERTLIAGRVLYHESLREAVARNVAKDLGDIALPQLPVSLQPFTVAEFFPTPGLSDYFDSRQHAIALCYVVPIAGDCKPQDETLDVEWVNTNSEILDTFINQMSNGYGTIVRQAIAWAGR, via the coding sequence ATGCCAGTGATGAATGATGAAGTGCCCGACGAGGGCGATTTCGATGCAGGCCGTCGTCGCGGAGAATTCGACGACATTACGCCGGAGGATTTCATTCGCGGAATAGGTAATCCTCCAGGATGGCTTGCTTCCGGCGAAATCAACCGTATGCGCGGCGAAATGCCGATTCCATACGTGCTTGTGGTGCCGGTGCGCACCGATGATCTGGGGCGTGTTTCACAGGTCGGATCGTTGCTTCGCGTGTCTGACGACGGCAGTATCGAGCGAACGCTGATTGCCGGGCGCGTGCTCTATCACGAATCGTTGCGTGAGGCCGTGGCGCGTAATGTCGCCAAGGATTTGGGCGATATCGCGTTGCCGCAGCTGCCGGTGAGTCTGCAGCCGTTCACCGTGGCCGAGTTTTTCCCGACGCCGGGACTATCCGATTATTTCGATTCCCGCCAGCATGCGATCGCATTGTGCTACGTGGTGCCGATCGCGGGCGACTGCAAGCCGCAGGATGAGACGCTTGACGTGGAATGGGTCAACACGAACAGCGAGATCCTCGACACTTTCATAAACCAGATGAGCAACGGATATGGCACGATTGTGCGTCAGGCGATCGCTTGGGCCGGCAGGTAG
- the trxA gene encoding thioredoxin, with the protein MATHAVTSQDFNQVVESNDLVFVDFWATWCGPCRAFGPTFEKASEANPDIYFAKVDIDQNPDLASAAKVQAVPTLMVIKNQQIVFQQAGALRASDLDDLIAQAKELDVNAAAAEEATEQAQ; encoded by the coding sequence ATGGCAACGCATGCGGTCACTTCGCAGGATTTCAATCAGGTCGTCGAATCCAACGATCTGGTATTCGTGGATTTCTGGGCAACCTGGTGCGGTCCGTGCCGTGCGTTCGGCCCGACGTTCGAAAAGGCAAGCGAAGCGAATCCTGACATTTATTTCGCGAAGGTCGATATCGACCAGAATCCGGATCTCGCCTCCGCCGCCAAAGTGCAGGCCGTGCCGACCTTGATGGTGATCAAGAACCAGCAGATCGTATTCCAGCAGGCTGGCGCGTTGCGCGCGTCGGATCTGGACGATCTGATCGCCCAGGCCAAGGAGCTGGACGTCAATGCGGCCGCTGCCGAAGAGGCTACGGAACAGGCGCAATAA
- a CDS encoding aggregation-promoting factor C-terminal-like domain-containing protein, whose protein sequence is MANHSKHARSSTFAMPSKSSLVKIAATVAAVGLLATGGIVSRNLYTSAEQNTANQVTAFSVTDSAEASRGNARELLNGDTSYVTVKINGKSRVVPGTNFTDVKSVLDAGDITLEPEDTVSPSLTTKVDEKTVITIQRAGASVEVSDTAIGFNVVKKETSSLPEGQEKVETEGEEGVMETTNLVTKSGDTVVSSNMISSYVKKAPVDKVILVGTGSTSSSSSSASASIGTTVPAGEMQQWAHDYLLSNGYTEADFTATVYIITHESGWSVTATNPSSGAYGLPQALPGSKMVSAGADWATNYQTQLKWFWGYCAQRYGSIQGAYTYWLANHCY, encoded by the coding sequence ATGGCTAACCACAGCAAGCACGCCCGATCGTCTACCTTCGCCATGCCGAGCAAGTCCTCGCTGGTGAAGATCGCCGCAACGGTCGCGGCGGTGGGCCTGTTGGCTACCGGCGGCATTGTGTCGCGCAATCTTTACACCTCCGCGGAGCAGAACACGGCCAATCAGGTCACGGCCTTCTCCGTCACCGATTCCGCCGAAGCATCCCGTGGCAACGCCCGTGAGCTGCTCAATGGAGACACCTCGTACGTCACCGTGAAGATCAACGGCAAGTCGCGCGTGGTGCCCGGTACCAATTTCACCGACGTGAAGTCCGTGCTCGACGCGGGAGACATCACGCTCGAACCGGAAGACACGGTCTCCCCTTCGCTCACCACCAAGGTGGATGAGAAGACCGTAATCACCATTCAGCGTGCCGGCGCAAGCGTTGAGGTTTCCGACACCGCCATCGGTTTCAATGTCGTCAAGAAGGAAACCTCAAGCCTGCCGGAAGGCCAGGAGAAGGTTGAGACGGAAGGCGAAGAGGGCGTGATGGAAACCACGAACCTCGTAACCAAGTCCGGCGACACCGTGGTCTCCTCCAATATGATCAGCTCGTATGTGAAGAAGGCTCCGGTCGACAAGGTCATTCTCGTCGGCACCGGCTCCACTTCGTCGTCGTCCTCCAGCGCTTCCGCGTCGATCGGCACCACTGTGCCGGCGGGCGAAATGCAGCAGTGGGCTCACGATTATCTGCTGTCGAACGGCTACACCGAAGCCGATTTCACCGCCACCGTATACATCATCACCCACGAGTCCGGCTGGAGCGTCACCGCAACGAATCCGAGTTCGGGCGCCTATGGTCTGCCCCAGGCGTTGCCTGGCAGCAAGATGGTGAGCGCGGGCGCCGATTGGGCCACCAATTATCAGACTCAGCTCAAGTGGTTCTGGGGTTATTGCGCGCAGCGTTATGGTTCCATTCAGGGAGCCTACACGTACTGGCTGGCCAATCACTGCTATTAA
- a CDS encoding alpha-amylase family glycosyl hydrolase, with protein sequence MKHRKPTPAWQKLGLRVSKKLAVGATALATVFGGLAVASVSAQASTDRNSYADTVGNPTFEAARKKYGLTKEMKNGAILHAWMWSFNTITEHMDEIAEAGYTSIQTEPMSKIKVNDANGKKFTENWYYVYQPTNTSIGNFVVGSEDDLKAMTVAAHAHGIRIIVDVVANHFTADWNAIDSDWQKSEYFHARNSCSGSGGDNIDYSNRWQVTHCHLLGLWDLNTANPEVANRMHDFLKTAVNDGVDGFRFDAGKHVELPNEFDGSQYWTTILQNGSQYQYGEVLQGDSGLDYKAYANLYAKYGEGGGGATASDYGKTIRSALWSKNLNAGNLMSLRNGGVNDDQLVTWVESHDNYANSDKESTYLTNDQIRFGWAVVGARAGGAPLFFNRPKASGGNQPQFAEASQLGDAGDDMWKDTAVAAVNHFRNAMDGEAEYLRNCGSEQNNNSCLMVERYKTDNNAGNDGVSIANMGGDQNLAGTPTKLDDGTYTDQVNGGTITVSNGKITSGTAKGDAVSVYFNTSVKESVSATVSKKFSSNTIKVTLNASNATNLTYSLSNGKNGSFVDGDSLTIGGDMEIGDSVTLTVKGTGAESGEALEFTATYTKVEVQANTIYATKPSGWSKMYAYVYTGDGATAKNNAAWPGVEMTAMAAADSCAKAGTYKYEVPDLGEGTYRVIFSNGNGSQMPGASQPGFEFSGKVSWDGSSASLTAITCTATPPVIKTADITFSATADLKTGETLYAVGDWGQGKGKTWTRAGGVKLAKNGNAYTGTTTMTKGQAITARLIKVDANGKTTWDEIGDVKATADKTKTVDLKWTNAVENTVDITINAAADLKTGETLYAVGDWGQGKGKTWTRAGGVKLARYGNAYTGTTKVGKGNAITFRLIKVDANGKTTWDSAKDRKSKADKTKALGVSWTSGKVNEDGTIPDDSAISISGKGVADGKLSIQKGNLAELYVIGTQDATPSDAVWWSDGAAVAVSGTGTVYGVQTGTAKVNVKVGNQTATITITIK encoded by the coding sequence ATGAAACATCGGAAACCAACTCCCGCCTGGCAGAAGCTGGGTCTGCGCGTCAGCAAGAAGCTGGCGGTGGGCGCCACAGCCCTTGCCACAGTTTTCGGCGGACTGGCAGTCGCCAGCGTCTCCGCACAGGCGAGCACCGACCGTAACAGTTATGCGGACACCGTAGGCAACCCGACTTTCGAAGCAGCACGCAAAAAGTACGGTCTGACCAAGGAGATGAAGAACGGCGCCATTCTGCACGCGTGGATGTGGTCGTTCAACACCATCACCGAACATATGGATGAGATCGCCGAAGCCGGTTACACCTCCATTCAGACCGAGCCGATGAGCAAAATCAAGGTGAACGACGCCAACGGCAAGAAATTCACCGAAAATTGGTATTACGTGTATCAGCCGACGAACACCTCCATCGGCAACTTCGTGGTCGGCAGCGAAGACGACCTGAAAGCCATGACCGTGGCAGCCCACGCGCATGGCATCCGCATCATCGTCGACGTTGTGGCCAACCACTTCACCGCCGACTGGAACGCCATCGACTCCGACTGGCAGAAGAGCGAATATTTCCATGCGCGCAACTCCTGCAGCGGCTCCGGCGGCGACAACATCGATTATTCCAACCGTTGGCAGGTGACGCACTGCCACCTGCTGGGCCTATGGGATCTGAACACCGCCAATCCGGAAGTCGCCAATCGTATGCACGACTTCCTGAAAACCGCGGTGAACGACGGTGTTGACGGCTTCCGTTTCGACGCCGGCAAGCACGTCGAACTGCCGAACGAATTCGACGGTTCGCAGTATTGGACCACCATTCTGCAGAACGGCTCGCAATACCAGTACGGCGAAGTGCTGCAGGGCGATTCCGGACTGGATTACAAGGCGTACGCCAACCTGTATGCCAAGTATGGCGAAGGCGGCGGCGGAGCCACGGCCTCCGACTATGGCAAGACCATCCGTTCTGCACTGTGGAGCAAGAATCTCAATGCGGGCAATCTTATGAGCTTGCGCAACGGGGGCGTCAACGACGATCAGCTGGTCACCTGGGTGGAGTCCCACGACAACTATGCCAATAGCGACAAGGAATCCACGTATCTGACCAACGATCAGATACGCTTCGGCTGGGCCGTGGTCGGCGCACGCGCAGGCGGAGCGCCACTGTTCTTCAACCGTCCGAAGGCCTCCGGCGGCAATCAGCCCCAGTTCGCAGAAGCCTCTCAGCTGGGCGACGCCGGCGATGACATGTGGAAAGACACGGCTGTTGCGGCCGTCAACCATTTCCGCAATGCCATGGACGGCGAGGCCGAATACCTGCGCAACTGCGGTTCCGAACAGAACAACAACTCCTGCCTCATGGTGGAACGTTACAAGACCGACAACAATGCCGGCAATGACGGCGTGAGCATCGCCAACATGGGCGGCGACCAGAATCTGGCCGGCACTCCGACCAAGCTTGACGACGGCACGTACACCGATCAGGTGAACGGCGGCACCATCACCGTTTCCAACGGCAAGATCACTTCCGGCACCGCCAAGGGCGATGCGGTGAGCGTGTACTTCAACACGAGCGTGAAGGAATCCGTTTCCGCGACCGTCAGCAAGAAGTTCTCCTCCAACACCATCAAGGTGACGCTGAACGCCAGCAATGCCACCAATCTCACTTACTCACTGAGCAATGGCAAGAACGGCTCCTTCGTTGACGGCGACTCGCTCACCATCGGCGGCGATATGGAGATCGGCGATTCCGTCACCCTGACCGTCAAGGGCACCGGCGCCGAAAGCGGCGAAGCGCTCGAGTTCACCGCAACCTACACCAAGGTTGAGGTTCAGGCGAACACGATTTACGCGACGAAGCCTTCCGGCTGGAGCAAGATGTACGCGTACGTGTACACGGGCGACGGAGCGACCGCGAAGAACAACGCGGCCTGGCCGGGCGTGGAGATGACCGCGATGGCGGCCGCCGATTCGTGCGCCAAGGCCGGCACATACAAGTATGAGGTTCCGGATTTGGGCGAGGGCACCTATCGCGTGATCTTCTCCAACGGCAACGGCTCGCAGATGCCGGGGGCCAGCCAGCCTGGTTTTGAATTCTCGGGCAAGGTGAGCTGGGATGGTTCGTCCGCCTCGCTGACAGCCATCACCTGCACGGCAACGCCTCCGGTTATCAAGACCGCGGACATCACCTTCAGCGCCACGGCCGACCTCAAGACCGGCGAGACCCTGTACGCGGTCGGCGACTGGGGCCAGGGCAAGGGCAAGACCTGGACCCGCGCCGGCGGCGTCAAGCTCGCCAAGAACGGCAACGCGTACACCGGCACCACCACCATGACCAAGGGCCAGGCCATCACCGCCCGACTGATCAAGGTCGACGCGAACGGCAAGACCACATGGGACGAGATCGGCGACGTCAAGGCCACCGCCGACAAGACCAAGACCGTGGACCTCAAGTGGACCAACGCGGTCGAGAACACCGTGGACATCACCATCAACGCGGCCGCCGACCTCAAGACCGGCGAGACCCTGTACGCGGTCGGCGACTGGGGCCAGGGCAAGGGCAAGACCTGGACCCGCGCCGGCGGCGTCAAGCTCGCCAGGTACGGCAACGCGTACACCGGCACCACGAAGGTCGGCAAGGGCAACGCCATCACATTCCGTCTGATCAAGGTCGACGCCAACGGCAAGACCACGTGGGACTCGGCCAAGGACCGCAAGTCCAAGGCCGACAAGACCAAGGCGCTCGGCGTCTCCTGGACCTCCGGCAAGGTGAACGAGGACGGCACGATCCCGGACGACTCCGCCATCAGCATCTCCGGCAAGGGCGTCGCGGACGGCAAACTGTCCATCCAGAAAGGCAACCTCGCCGAGCTCTACGTGATCGGCACCCAGGACGCCACCCCGTCCGACGCTGTCTGGTGGAGTGACGGGGCCGCCGTGGCGGTCTCCGGCACCGGCACCGTCTACGGCGTCCAGACCGGCACCGCCAAGGTGAACGTGAAGGTCGGCAACCAAACCGCCACCATCACCATCACCATCAAGTAA
- a CDS encoding polysaccharide pyruvyl transferase family protein, with translation MDEKHNIIGLITYHAAYNYGSVLQAYATQSTITDMGHDVTVIDYRPLEGERYYERLYWRGLGLKSSLADLTMLPVAGLRKKRMRNFERFISTNIHVGQRRYQEPEELNSLADAFDVAVSGSDQIINKHSNELERVDWKYMDPYLLKWANCRKISYASSPATMTDDELRRIGPALVEFSALSARERSACGKLRQVSGKYVEHVCDPTLLLNAGEWEERIPLRKSQHVPEQYLLFYSLLRPKRAVGVFRQLRELSRRVGLPVAVLTPQAGNVPKCDELVNVLEAGPEEFLSLVKYAEGVVTDSYHGTLFSINFHKPFWVYTEGTKEHELGTRRGQILQEVQFADRIITDFSEVDCTDTSQTIDFCNADIALDIMRSRSKRYLHDALS, from the coding sequence ATGGACGAGAAGCATAATATTATCGGTCTAATCACGTATCATGCTGCCTATAATTATGGTTCGGTATTGCAGGCGTATGCCACGCAATCAACCATCACGGACATGGGGCATGACGTTACCGTCATCGACTACCGGCCGCTTGAGGGCGAACGCTACTATGAACGCTTATATTGGCGTGGGCTGGGCCTCAAATCGTCCCTCGCGGATTTAACCATGCTGCCGGTTGCGGGACTGCGCAAGAAGCGCATGCGCAATTTCGAGCGGTTCATCAGCACGAACATACATGTGGGCCAACGACGCTATCAGGAGCCGGAAGAGCTGAATTCGCTGGCTGACGCATTCGACGTGGCCGTGAGCGGCAGCGACCAGATCATCAACAAGCATTCCAACGAGCTGGAACGCGTCGACTGGAAGTACATGGACCCGTACCTGCTGAAATGGGCGAACTGCAGGAAAATCTCGTATGCTTCGTCGCCGGCCACCATGACCGACGATGAGCTGCGGCGCATCGGACCGGCGTTGGTGGAATTCAGCGCGCTTTCGGCGAGGGAACGTTCCGCATGCGGCAAACTGCGGCAGGTAAGCGGCAAATATGTGGAACACGTATGCGATCCGACGCTGTTGCTCAACGCGGGCGAATGGGAGGAACGCATACCGTTGCGTAAGTCGCAACACGTGCCCGAACAGTATCTGCTGTTTTATTCGCTGCTGCGTCCCAAGCGTGCTGTCGGCGTATTCAGGCAACTGCGTGAACTGTCTCGTCGAGTCGGCCTGCCTGTCGCAGTGCTGACGCCGCAGGCGGGCAATGTGCCGAAATGCGATGAGCTTGTCAATGTGCTCGAGGCAGGGCCGGAAGAATTCCTCTCGCTGGTGAAATATGCGGAGGGTGTAGTTACGGACTCCTATCATGGCACGCTGTTCTCCATCAACTTCCATAAACCGTTCTGGGTGTATACGGAAGGTACCAAAGAGCATGAACTCGGCACCAGACGCGGTCAAATCCTGCAGGAAGTGCAATTCGCCGACAGAATCATCACTGATTTTTCCGAAGTTGATTGTACTGATACCTCACAAACCATCGATTTCTGCAATGCCGATATTGCACTGGATATCATGCGCAGCCGCTCAAAGCGATATCTGCACGACGCTTTGAGCTGA
- a CDS encoding glycosyltransferase, which translates to MSHTISVIIPVYRATLQTLHDCVNSLQRQQGSGFRIEAVIVFDGEPAFETAPISNWNSPLVSIRTETIAHAGVSAARNAGLRAATGQWAMFLDADDALAEHAVDGMLAFAVRYRCDVVMGAYRNVLAGADADANGVPDAAGAVIMGGKGEGSPSVEEHHYAETDMVFEGRRRLDLCEDMLRPQRGIALVWGKLYSMPLIKGIDGFNETLSLGEDAEYAFRAVAAANRIGYVDEMVYEYRRNADSAVRSFSNDYVRRTISAIETMRDTIRQFREISDGTLDDYTLFHLTIIMINDLFNPEAPWNRHERKNHYGKVVNMPVFRQPLDRYRGGRFPVTRQIALLSMKYRWYYVSAAIAWVRHKQFSGKQ; encoded by the coding sequence ATGAGCCATACCATCAGTGTGATCATTCCCGTCTACCGTGCCACGTTGCAAACGTTGCATGATTGCGTGAACAGTCTGCAACGGCAGCAGGGCAGTGGCTTCCGTATCGAAGCGGTGATTGTATTCGATGGTGAGCCGGCATTCGAAACGGCACCGATCTCGAATTGGAATTCGCCATTGGTCAGCATTCGTACGGAAACGATCGCCCATGCCGGAGTCTCCGCGGCTCGCAACGCGGGATTGCGCGCGGCCACGGGGCAGTGGGCGATGTTCCTCGATGCGGATGATGCGCTCGCCGAGCATGCCGTCGACGGCATGCTTGCGTTTGCGGTGCGATACCGCTGCGATGTGGTGATGGGGGCGTACCGCAACGTGCTTGCAGGTGCCGATGCCGATGCGAACGGTGTTCCCGACGCCGCTGGTGCCGTCATTATGGGCGGCAAAGGCGAGGGGTCTCCAAGTGTGGAAGAACACCATTATGCTGAAACTGACATGGTGTTCGAGGGACGCAGGCGTCTTGACCTATGCGAGGATATGCTCCGACCGCAGCGAGGTATCGCGCTTGTTTGGGGCAAGCTGTACAGCATGCCGCTGATCAAAGGGATCGACGGATTCAACGAAACCTTGAGTTTGGGAGAGGACGCCGAATATGCGTTCCGTGCGGTCGCGGCGGCGAATCGAATCGGCTATGTGGATGAAATGGTGTACGAATACCGCCGCAATGCGGATTCGGCGGTGCGGTCGTTCTCCAACGATTATGTGCGGCGAACAATATCTGCGATCGAAACAATGCGCGATACCATTCGTCAATTTCGGGAAATATCTGATGGAACGCTCGATGATTACACATTATTTCATCTGACGATCATTATGATCAATGATCTGTTCAATCCCGAAGCGCCATGGAACCGTCATGAACGAAAGAATCACTATGGAAAAGTAGTGAACATGCCGGTTTTTCGGCAGCCGCTTGATCGATATCGGGGAGGTCGTTTTCCTGTGACCCGACAAATCGCGTTGCTTTCGATGAAATATCGATGGTATTACGTGAGCGCTGCGATCGCATGGGTGCGTCATAAGCAATTCAGTGGAAAACAATGA
- a CDS encoding nitroreductase family protein: protein MGVKQRIKTIVPHRVWRVLQGCKANMTLASYYAGQRKRFLRFCAGQWNVGQSEQLRGTMVYYIHRIEKGLSHRRFRAGFGRSAFGELRSVMDEWRERDYPVDDVTYIAARQVVRAYVRKHRALEKPIPEFVGVWFADEVASVDIESVEQAEKADVAGNAGVKTVRAADKRDNASLDYAALFAGRSSVREYAETPVDMGTVRKAVSMSMKTPSVCNRQAYRVLLISNPKFIEQALALQGGWRGYDAPPVLALISVDVRSFVSVEERNEPYIDGGLFAMAFLTALECESLAACPLNTMMREKQEHEIRKLLGVPDYETLIAFVAIGNFPESIESPVSFRYDASVITRELN from the coding sequence ATGGGCGTGAAGCAGCGAATCAAAACCATCGTTCCGCATCGCGTCTGGCGCGTATTGCAAGGATGCAAAGCGAACATGACATTGGCTTCGTACTATGCGGGGCAGCGCAAACGGTTCCTGAGATTCTGCGCGGGGCAATGGAATGTGGGGCAATCCGAGCAATTGCGCGGCACTATGGTGTATTACATTCATCGTATTGAAAAAGGATTGTCGCATAGACGGTTCCGTGCGGGATTCGGCAGATCCGCGTTCGGGGAGTTGCGTTCCGTGATGGATGAATGGCGGGAACGCGACTATCCGGTTGACGATGTGACGTATATCGCGGCACGGCAGGTGGTTCGTGCATACGTGCGCAAGCATCGGGCGTTGGAGAAGCCGATTCCTGAGTTTGTGGGCGTATGGTTTGCCGACGAAGTGGCCTCGGTGGATATCGAAAGCGTCGAACAAGCCGAAAAAGCCGACGTTGCGGGCAATGCGGGCGTGAAAACCGTGCGTGCCGCAGACAAACGCGACAACGCATCGCTCGACTATGCAGCATTGTTCGCAGGGCGTTCCAGCGTACGCGAGTATGCCGAAACCCCTGTTGATATGGGAACGGTGCGTAAGGCCGTAAGCATGTCGATGAAAACGCCATCGGTATGCAATAGGCAGGCATATCGCGTGCTGCTGATCAGCAATCCGAAATTCATCGAACAGGCATTGGCGTTGCAGGGCGGGTGGCGTGGGTACGATGCGCCTCCGGTGCTGGCGTTGATCAGCGTGGACGTGCGCAGTTTCGTAAGCGTTGAGGAACGCAACGAGCCGTATATCGACGGAGGCCTGTTCGCCATGGCGTTCCTGACCGCATTGGAATGCGAGTCGCTGGCCGCCTGCCCTCTCAACACCATGATGCGTGAGAAGCAGGAGCATGAGATCCGCAAGCTGTTGGGCGTGCCCGACTACGAAACGCTGATTGCGTTCGTGGCGATCGGCAACTTCCCGGAAAGCATCGAATCGCCGGTATCGTTCCGGTATGATGCTTCGGTGATCACACGGGAGCTGAACTGA